GCCGCGTTCGAGCAGAGCGCGCGCAACTTCCGCCGGGGTGTTTTCGCTGTCTGTATAGACGGCTATGAGGTCGGCTCGAACCAGTGCCGCATAGAGCGGCGCATAGTCGGTGCGCCCATGCAGGGAGACAAAGTCCATTTTCTGCCATGGAAGTTTCAGCCGCGCTGCAGCCAGTTGCATGGTGGAAATATTTGGTTCCACCGTAATGTTTTCCTGTCCCAGTTCTTCACCAAGCCGTTTGCCGATGCCGAAAAAAAGCGGATCTCCGTCAGCGAGTACCACTACGGAGTCTCCGGCTTTCGCCGTTTTGCGGATATTCTCAATAATTGGAGACAGCGGCCCGGCAATAGGCAGGGAAGCGCATCCGTTTGCCGGTATGGCATCTTGGCAGGCCGCAAGCAGTCGCTTGCCGCCCACGACCAGATTGGCTGTGGACAGGGTCTTTCGGGCGCGGCGCGACATTTCGAGCGAACCGGGCGAAAGTCCGATAATATGAATGGTTTCCATGATCGACATGCGGGTAATGTAAACGAAACTGAAAAAAGGTGAAAGGACAATGGTTATGGAATCGAAAACGTTTGCGGAGGGTTTTCACTCTATTTTGAGTATGTTATGCACGGGAGTGCTGAATACATGGATTATCCTGTAGCGGTCTCATAAGGAGGACACATGGAATTCTTTCTGGATACGGCCAACCTGGACCAGATACGCGAAGTGAATGAACTCGGTCTGCTTGACGGCGTGACCACGAATCCAACGCTCATGGCCCGTGAAGGCGGTGACTGGCGTGAACAGGCTTCGCTTATCTGTGACGCTGTGGACGGCCCTGTCTCGCTTGAAGTTATAGGCACTACTCACGAACAAATGATCAAGGAAGCCAAGGATCTCGTGTCATTTGGACCTAATGTCGTGGTGAAAATTCCCATGATCCCCGAAGGTCTGAAAGCACTCAAGGAATTACGCGATCGTGAAATCAAGACTAACGTTACTCTGGTTTTTTCTCCCTCGCAGGCATTATTGGCTGCCAAACTCGGAGCAACATACGTTTCACCCTTTGTAGGCAGACTCGATGGGTTGGGACAATCCGGCATGGAGAGCGTTGATCAGATGCGGACCATGTTCGATAATTACAGCTTTGCAACCAAAATTCTGGTGGCGTCAGTGCGTCACCCCATGCACGTCATCGAATCCGGTCTCATCGGCGCGGACGTGATCACCCTGCCATATGCCACCATCATGCAGTTGATGCAGCATCCTTTGACAGATAAGGGGCTGGCGGCTTTTCTGGCTGATTGGGACGCGTTCCAGAACAGTCTGTAACCGATTTTCTTTATATCAAGAAGAAGGCTGTGTGATGCCACGCAGCCTTCTTTGTCTTTGGTCTAGAATCCGGACACCTCGAAAACCCTTTGCTCCACTGTTTTTAGCAAGGTCCGTACATCATTGGGGCTGGGGATGTATCCCCGCTGAAAAGCTTGGGAATGCAGTCGGCCTCGCATAAACCCGGTGGCCCATTCCTGAACCAGTGGGTGAAAAAAAGATGGGTTGTTGAAAACGATCTGTGCTTTGGCACGACCATCGTTCTTTCTTGCATGGTGGGAAAAATTCGCATTGTGGATTTCATAAAAGTACAGCAATTCAGGGATGTGTACAAAACGGCTGCCAGCAATCAGGCATTGTATCCAGTAATCCCAATCCTCGTATTCCGTGTTGTCGCGATAGCGGACGCCTGAGTCCCAGAGTTCACGTTTATAGAGAGCCGAGCTGAGCAGTATATTTTGTTGGCGCATGAGTCCCTGATTGAACTTTGGCAGTCTGACCTCTCGGGAACCATCAAGAGAGTTCTCCCTGTAGTCGGTATAAACCAGGTCCATGTGTGGTGCGGCCTCAAGCGTGTTGACGCAACGCGCAAGGTATTCGGGATGCAGAGAATCATCCGGGTCCATGCAGAACAGGTATTTGCCCTTTGCGAGTGCCAGTCCGTGATTTCTTACCGGGCCGGGGCGGCCGAACCGGGATAGCGCGATGATTTCAAAGCGTGCGCATGGAATCCGAGCTCCCCAGTGGGCTGCCTTATCAAGGGAGTTGTCGCTGCTGCCGTCGTCAACGAAAATGATTTCCACGTTTTCAAGAGGCATGGATTGTGCGGCTATGGAGCCGAAGAGTCTGTCTGAAAATCGGGCATAGTTATAGTTTGGTATGACAATGGATACCGTAGGCATATGTGTCCCTTTTTTGTTCGTTTCAACACTGCCAGCGCGCGAGAACAGGGGTGTGCGTCTCACTGGAGACGTTCGGCCAAAGACGAACACCGTGTCCGTAGCCGTACACGCTTTCCCCCGCAGATATGTTGGCAGATGAAGAGGCTTCCTATACCTGCAAGTCGCAGATTAAAAGGACTATTTTTTATTTAAGACGATGGGTAGCTGGAGGCTGGAGCCGTCGAAATCATAGATTTGATAGCTGACGGATATCATGTTGTCCGCAAAGGCTTCCGCATGACGAGTCGCCTCGTTAACAAGAAGGTTGATGAGTGCGGGGCGTGCCGGGTCGTGGGTCAACATGCCGAGGACCTGGAGGGCGGTGTTGGCTTCCCGGATGGCGGGCAGGTGGAGGGTGGCAACCCCTGCTTCCCGGCACCAGTCGGCCAGGCGTTCGAAGTCGACCGGGTGTGTCTTGGCATGAGTATAGGGCAGTCCTTGTGCCTGTTTGACCAGTTTGCCAAAAAACATGCTCCAGGTGATACGTGAAAATCTGCGTTTCGCTGCCGCCTGCATGGAAAATTCGAAGAAATCCGCTGCTTGAATCAGTGCAAGCTCCGGGGTAGCCGGTCTGTTCTCAAGATAGAGTCGCTCGGATCGCCTCCCTGTGGTGAATATCGCGTAATCCAGTCCTTGTGCTTTGGCTACGTCCAGCCCTTCCTCGACCGTGGCTCTCCATGAATCATGGGAAAACGGTTTAACAATGCCCTGCGTGCCGAGGATGGATATGCCGCCCACAATCCCCAGCCGAGCGTTCATGGTTTTGAGGGCTATATCCACGCCTTCGGGTACTTCAATGACGACCGAGATGCGGCCTGTTATCAAAGGGGGTGCACCTGTGCGAACCGCTTTTTCGATTTGCCGGAGCGGTTCGGGGTTGATGGCAGCCTTGCCCACATCCACGGGAAGGCCGGGCAGGGTGACGCGTCCCACCCCTTTGCCTCCGTCGATGTTCACGGAGAGGTCTTCGTCGTTTTGAATATTCATGGAGACAACAGCCTGAATCTCACATCCGTGGGTGGCGTCCGGGTCGTCACCGCCGTCCTTGATGACTGTGACGCGGACGTTTTTACCTTCAATGTCGTACCGCTCAATGGGTACGGCAAGTTCTCCGCCGGGAGGTAGAGGGACATGGACGATGTCCGCCTGTTCGCCGGTCAGGAGAAAAATGACTCCGGCCATGGCCGCTGCCGAGGCGCAGGACCCGGTGGTTCGGCCTGTGCGAAGTTTTTCGGGCATGGTAGTCCTAGATTACACGGCGTGGCGGTTCGTAAAGGTGCGTTCCCGCCAAGTCAGAAATGTTCTTGAGGATATTTTTGAACAGGATGCCGTGGAAGGGATACATGGCATACCAGTAGAGAATGCCGGTCAACCCCTTGGGCAGGAACTTGGCGGTCATGGACAGGTCCACGGCATTGCCCCATCTGGAGTCGAACTTGAATTCCAGCAGCGCCTCTCCGGGCAAGCGCATCTCAGCCAGAAGCAGGAGCCTATGACCTTCGTCACTGGTCAGCACCCTCCAGAAGTCGAGGGCGTCGCCTACACGCGGGGTGCCGTTGCCGTGCGGCCTGCCACGTCGCAAGCCCGGTCCGGCCAGTATGCGATCAATAAATCCACGAAGCCGCCAGAGCGGGTCTCCGTAATACCATCCCTGTTCACCACCGATACGTGTCACCACGTCCCAGACCTTGGTGGGGTCACCCTGGAGTCGGGCCTTGTATCCCATTTCGAACCGGGTGCCGCCAGCATATTTCGGGTCATCCTCTGAAGCCCATTCTGGCATGCACGCACTGCCCACGTCGAACAGGCAGGTCTCCACCTTCTGGTGTTCGGTCTTGTCCAGCGCGAGGCGGATGGCCTCACGACAGGGCACGAGTTCCTGCGGCACCAGTGTGCGGATTTTGTCATTACGGCAGATCACTTCATTGCGTAGCCCTTCGATCAATGACCTGGACAGGGTCATGGGGACCGGAGTGATCATGGATACCCAGAAAGAGGAGAGCCGGGGCGAGAGAAAGGGGGAGGAGTAAATACGTCGTTTAGGGATACCGGCTACTTCGGCGTATAGCTGGAAAAGCTCTTGATATGACAGAATATCCGGTCCGCCAATGTCCAGTGTCAGGCCGGCGGTCTCGTCGTTTTCAAGGCACCCGACCAGATAGCCGAGCACGTTGCGGATGGAAATTGGCTGGGTTTTTGTCCGTACCCATTTAGGGGTTATCATGAACGGCAGCCGGTCTGCGAGATACCGGACCAGCTCGAACGATGAAGAACCCGATCCGACGATTTGTGCGGCACGCAGGGTGGTCACTTTGGCAGGCCCAAGGGCGAGAATGCGACTGACCTCGGCGCGCGAGCGAAGGTGTTTTGATAGAGGATGGTCCTCATGGTCTTCACCCAACCCGCCCAGATAGATAATTCGCGCAAGACCTGCATGTTGTGCGGCTGTGATCATGTTGTAGGCCGCGTCGCGTTCCTGAGCCGCAAAGTCGCGGCTGGGATGACTCATGG
The genomic region above belongs to uncultured Pseudodesulfovibrio sp. and contains:
- the fsa gene encoding fructose-6-phosphate aldolase, which translates into the protein MEFFLDTANLDQIREVNELGLLDGVTTNPTLMAREGGDWREQASLICDAVDGPVSLEVIGTTHEQMIKEAKDLVSFGPNVVVKIPMIPEGLKALKELRDREIKTNVTLVFSPSQALLAAKLGATYVSPFVGRLDGLGQSGMESVDQMRTMFDNYSFATKILVASVRHPMHVIESGLIGADVITLPYATIMQLMQHPLTDKGLAAFLADWDAFQNSL
- a CDS encoding glycosyltransferase, with product MPTVSIVIPNYNYARFSDRLFGSIAAQSMPLENVEIIFVDDGSSDNSLDKAAHWGARIPCARFEIIALSRFGRPGPVRNHGLALAKGKYLFCMDPDDSLHPEYLARCVNTLEAAPHMDLVYTDYRENSLDGSREVRLPKFNQGLMRQQNILLSSALYKRELWDSGVRYRDNTEYEDWDYWIQCLIAGSRFVHIPELLYFYEIHNANFSHHARKNDGRAKAQIVFNNPSFFHPLVQEWATGFMRGRLHSQAFQRGYIPSPNDVRTLLKTVEQRVFEVSGF
- the cbiD gene encoding cobalt-precorrin-5B (C(1))-methyltransferase CbiD — encoded protein: MPEKLRTGRTTGSCASAAAMAGVIFLLTGEQADIVHVPLPPGGELAVPIERYDIEGKNVRVTVIKDGGDDPDATHGCEIQAVVSMNIQNDEDLSVNIDGGKGVGRVTLPGLPVDVGKAAINPEPLRQIEKAVRTGAPPLITGRISVVIEVPEGVDIALKTMNARLGIVGGISILGTQGIVKPFSHDSWRATVEEGLDVAKAQGLDYAIFTTGRRSERLYLENRPATPELALIQAADFFEFSMQAAAKRRFSRITWSMFFGKLVKQAQGLPYTHAKTHPVDFERLADWCREAGVATLHLPAIREANTALQVLGMLTHDPARPALINLLVNEATRHAEAFADNMISVSYQIYDFDGSSLQLPIVLNKK
- a CDS encoding SDR family oxidoreductase; this encodes MTHGPILVLGSTGYVGGRLVPLLLEKGFTVRAAGRSVEKIRARPWGDNPNVETVQADMHDADSLKRAAEGCSAAFYLVHSMSHPSRDFAAQERDAAYNMITAAQHAGLARIIYLGGLGEDHEDHPLSKHLRSRAEVSRILALGPAKVTTLRAAQIVGSGSSSFELVRYLADRLPFMITPKWVRTKTQPISIRNVLGYLVGCLENDETAGLTLDIGGPDILSYQELFQLYAEVAGIPKRRIYSSPFLSPRLSSFWVSMITPVPMTLSRSLIEGLRNEVICRNDKIRTLVPQELVPCREAIRLALDKTEHQKVETCLFDVGSACMPEWASEDDPKYAGGTRFEMGYKARLQGDPTKVWDVVTRIGGEQGWYYGDPLWRLRGFIDRILAGPGLRRGRPHGNGTPRVGDALDFWRVLTSDEGHRLLLLAEMRLPGEALLEFKFDSRWGNAVDLSMTAKFLPKGLTGILYWYAMYPFHGILFKNILKNISDLAGTHLYEPPRRVI